DNA sequence from the Syngnathus acus chromosome 5, fSynAcu1.2, whole genome shotgun sequence genome:
ATCTCAACTGCCTTTGATAGCCACTTAGCTCGCCACCTAGCTTGAGTTGTATAACAGCTAACACAGCAAGTCACGTGTAGGCCTGTAACACACTGAACATTACGCATGGATTCAAACTCGAAAGTTCGAAgaaaatgttattctgccggggTCATGTCATCATAAACATACACGCTACGAGAGTAGAGTCGGTCCACAAATGACAATTTGTTCAAGGCGCAGTTTACCGAGACTCGCGAACAACACAGAGCCGCCATGGTTAGCTAACTGTCTTGTTTACTAGTTGACCGTGACTTGTTGGTCACCTTTTAAAGGTTAAGCACCCGGCATTTGACTCGACCAATATCTTTAATAGATTCAtcgcaattaaaaaaaaaaaaaaaaaaaaacgttagcAAACGATGAACGTTGATATCAAGTTACAAGAACCGTCTGGCAGTTTTAAGTGTGGTTGATGCATGCGGGTGATGTATTAGAAAGGAGGAACAGGTTGTTGCATGTTAGCTAGCGTCCTTGctaggccaaaaaaaaaaaaaacttaccaTGTTTGGATATGATATTAAGACGACGTCCGCTTCAGTTTGTGGTTATAAAATAACGTCAGAGTGCCTTGAGACTTGCGATTGAGGCTCTCGACCACACTTCTTTGGAGTGCGGCTTTTTCCTCAACTACCGTCTCCCCGGTAACACGCCAAGCCCAAACACGAGCACGATACACTTCAGACTACGACTTTAGTAACACGAACGGCTACCTTAGTTATTTAGTCAAAAAGAAATTGCCATTTTATGACGTTATCCTCATTTGAACCGATTGGCTTCGATGAACTCTTCGTGCAGCATGTGACAGCTATGCCCTGTGCGTGTCGTCCTCTGCTTGCAAGTAAGTACGTACAACGGTTCCGCAGAGGCGCACTGGCACTTCGGTTCCATAGCGACATCTACAGTCAAAGATGATGATGCATTCGAGGAAAAGTGGAACATTTGATTTTCCCACTTCCGACCGCTAAGAGTTCAGGGCGaatattcattattttcttcattaaTATAAATACAGAAACATTAATAGCATTTGATTCATTTCACCAAATAACTTCATACGGTCGGTACAGATAATGCggtgttattttttaataactaaATGAATGTAATAAAGCTAAATATGTTTCAAATATTGTAAATTCATTTCATCAATTTTCTGAACTGGTCgctagccaatcacagggcagaCACACTCACAATCATACTTAGAGACAATTTGGGGTGGTCGATCGGCCTCCCATGTATGTTTTAGgaaaacccatgcaggcacggggagaacatgcagaaTCAAACCCTGCGCCTCTGAACATTGAGttggatgtgctaaccagtgctctaATATGCCTGCATCTTACAAATGAAATTTccgttgaactgagagttctttttttttccgactTCGCAACTCGGACTTCCCAATTCAAACGGGTGTTCGACTGCACTTAGGAGTCGGAAAAGTCCGACTTCCCACTCTTCTCCAATGCAgcataatgtatttattatgaaACACTTCACGTGAAAAGCTTTTTCTACTATAAATAATGTGTTGTGCAACTTTCCACAGTAACGGAAAGGCACCTTTCCCGTCAACACTTATACCACATATAAGACAGATGAACATATATATCACCAAATACTTCTGCACAATCCAAATTATACTTAACTCGCTCCCGATGCCTGAGATTGTGTAGTCCGTCAAACACTTCTGTTCTTCCCGCAAGTAGAAAAAATAGGCCTTCACCTTGAAGACGAGACGTGCTCCCTCTGATGAACACGCCTAGTTAGTCACACCCCCACCAATCAAGCGTGCTTTCAGCTACGACGTCACCAAGTACTGAGCCCCTCCGTTGAATCGCATCACGGCCGTTCAAAGGCTGCGCAACTTGACATATTTACGTCTACCAAGGAGAATGTGGGTGCGTCACTGTTCATCAGCAAAAATAcgcaaaaaatacaatgagGGGGCGGGATTTGCTGATACACAGAGGTGGTACTCCTCATATTCCATTTGTACTAAAAGTAGAAGTAGCCTACTTGTATTGGGGGGACAACTGGAAAAGTACAAACTCTGAAGTGTACCTCATTGCAACTGTTTTgacaacattgcaataaattaCTATTTCCAGTTTTTACTAACTTGCTCACACTGAGAAATAAAATCACTGGACACTGCTTTGCAACAAGCTAAATGCTGATAGGCTAATCATGACTGAACCGACATcttattgtgtttattttgttttagtaGCATTTAAACCATTTTAAACcaggagcaaaacaaaacatcctataaaaaacattacatatgaggtttttttcctcagatcttttttttttttattcccaatGCTCGTGTTTTTACGCAGACATGGTATATAACAATTGTATTGTAAGGCTGTACATCTGTGCTAGGACCACTTACAAATGGGTCACAACACATTAATGTTCACTAACCCTTTATTTCCAAATTATGCAAGAAGAGATTGTATAAAGGTCAGTGCAGGACATTTTACAGTtctttttcacacacacaaaaagcattCATTTAAGTGTTGTCACAATTAAGCCTTGGTGCTGGAAGCCTGTTTACTCTGTTGTAGCTGTTGGATCTTCACATTCATGACTTCAATGACAGCTGCAAGAAAGCAAAAACGACAACTTGTCAGCAACAAGTTAAAAGCGAGATtgttatttgcttttacatttGTGATGACCGTTACCTTGTTTCATGGCATGTTTTTCCTGAAGGGCGGGCTGAATTTTCTCaatttgctttgtcaggaaaTCTAGTTTTCGTTTGAAGAATGCCTTGGAATCTGCTACATTCTACAGGAAAGCCAAAGATTGCACTTAAGGTTTGCATTTTTGAATTAGATTTAACAATGAATAATCCTGACATAAAGCAGAATATAATGGAATACATTAAAACACCTACTTACCTTTTCAACATAATATCCTGTTCCCACATCGACTAAAACATGCTCCACGTCATTTAATGTTCCAGGCACATACATCTAGAATACGTTAAATTAAGGACAATGGCTGACTGAGACAGAATATGAAATACATTGTAACCCACACAGCATTTTctggattttctttccaattTATATGTATAGGAAAAATACATTCAGTTTGGAAAACATGCTAATAATATAACTATGTGTTTGGCACAGAAAAGGTCTCATCTATGGCAAACTATAAATcagataaaaatacaaacatactGGTGATGAATACAATTCAAGGATACAGAACTTGTGAGTGGGACGAGTAATTCCTTGCCTACGTGAGGAGACAGACAGTTTCATCAACCTTGGCTAAATGCACAGAATCTAAAAACCTATTCCACCcaccttgattttttttgtttaaggAATTCAAATTATCTTTTGCGTCAACATATTTAGCCTGGACGACTTTGAGCTGGCTTATTGAGGACGTCAGGAACTCGACctcctgcaaaacaaaatttcgCACAAGTGTCAATACTGTCCCGCACCTATATACGTTTCGACATGCATTTACGTTAATTAGTTAATTGTCCAAATGTCTGTGATCTGCCATGCATGTGATCTGCCTAATTTAGATGATGCAGATTTGCATTaatttacaaatgtgtgtgagcTAGCACGCCTTACTTATCTTTAAATAGTCTTAAACGTAGGGAGGGGTGGAGGGGATACATCAGAGCCTGGGCATGCTACATTAAACAAAACTCTCCCACGGTGTATTCAGTTCTATCACCATcaatacaacaaaatattgtATTATAAACACAAGAATAATACACAAAAGTAAACTTGCCTGGTCTAATTGGCTTTTCAGTCCCTCAAGCTGAGGGAGCGATAGGTCCGCAAGATTGATCGCCATGTTGGGAACCTGGGGAGTGTGACGTCAGGGATTGCTTCCGGTTCAAGAAAAGTGGAGTGTTCGTTTCCGTAAGCAGACGCCCCTCGTGGACGTTAGGATGCATGCAGCTCAAGTTATTAGAAACTCGCTCGACTTGCTGTGGCTTTCAAACTGTTGATATGaattcaaatcaatcaatttgTAAATTGGCACTGCATCTGTATAATAAATTTATATTGCAGCCGTGACAACTCATTGGTTCAGCATGTAAAAtctaattcaagattcaagagttgaATGCAGACTTTAATGACAGTAATCATGATTAAATAGGGACAACTCAATCCAAAAAATTCAAgtgaacatttatttcaactttttaCTCAAAAATCACAATTCAAAAACAGGCGTTGAGTTTGAGAGTAAAATGCAG
Encoded proteins:
- the pfdn5 gene encoding prefoldin subunit 5, with protein sequence MAINLADLSLPQLEGLKSQLDQEVEFLTSSISQLKVVQAKYVDAKDNLNSLNKKNQGKELLVPLTSSMYVPGTLNDVEHVLVDVGTGYYVEKNVADSKAFFKRKLDFLTKQIEKIQPALQEKHAMKQAVIEVMNVKIQQLQQSKQASSTKA